Proteins from a single region of Osmerus eperlanus chromosome 26, fOsmEpe2.1, whole genome shotgun sequence:
- the slc44a5b gene encoding choline transporter-like protein 5-B isoform X6, with the protein MARKTDIPSSYYGEPRKFDPTFRGPIHNRSCTDVVCCVIFVIVILGYIALGTVAWIHGDPRKVVYPTDSHGQFCGQQGTPNVNKAILFYFNILQCANPAVLINLQCPTTQLCVSKCPDRFATYLDMQYNYRYNKSYWDYYRQFCKPGFDNPSKPVAQVLRDEDCPSMIVPSRPFLQRCFPDFITRNGTLTVANKTNFKDGLGKTRSVVDLRDAANGITSLLDAKEVGMKIFEDYASSWYWILIGLVITMVVSLAFILLLRFTAGVLLWLIIFGVIAAVGYGIWHCYWEFSTLRGKPDADVTVSDIGFQTDFRVYLQLSQTWLVFMISLSVIEVVIVIILIFLRRRVRIAIALLKEGSKAIGYIMSTLFYPIITFVLLAICIAYWAVTAVFLASSGDAVYKVMSTQSNCMYSNLTCDPETFGQTNVTKVCPGSQCTFAFYGGESLYHRYIFVLQLCNLLVFLWLVNFTIALGQCTLAGAFASYYWALKKPNDIPTCPLFSSFSRAIRYHTGSLAFGSLILAVVQMFRIVLEYLDHKLKGAHNAFARFLLCCLKCCFWCLEHFIKFMNRNAYIMIAIYGKNFCTSAKDAFFLLMRNVVRVAVLDKVTDFLLFLGKLLISGSVGVLAFFFFTRKIPVIQEEVPSLNYYWVPLLTVIFGSYMIAHGFFNVYAMCVDTLFLCFLVDLEVNNGTAARPFYMSSTLRNILNKKNSRRKEKR; encoded by the exons GTGAGCCTCGCAAGTTTGACCCAACTTTTAGAGGACCCATCCATAACAG GAGCTGCACTGACGTTGTGTGCTGTGTTATCTTCGTCATCGTCATCCTCGGTTACATCGCTCTGGGCACCGTGG CTTGGATCCATGGAGACCCCAGGAAGGTGGTCTACCCAACCGATAGCCATGGACAGTTCTGTGGCCAGCAGGGGACCCCTAATGT AAATAAAGCCATATTATTCTACTTCAACATATTGCAATGTGCCAATCCTGCAGTCCTCATTAACCTTCAGTGCCCTACCACCCAG CTGTGTGTCTCCAAGTGCCCTGACAGATTTGCTACCTACCTGGACATGCAATACAACTACAGGTACAACAAGAGCTACTGGGATTACTATAGACAGTTCTGCAAGCCCGGCTTCGACAATCCAAGCAAG CCAGTAGCACAAGTCTTACGAGATGAAGACTGCCCATCCATGATAGTGCCGAGCAGGCCAT TCCTTCAGCGGTGTTTCCCTGACTTCATCACCAGGAACGGAACACTAACTGTTGCCAACAAGACTAACTTCAAAGATGGACTAGGTAAAACGAGGAGTGTTGTCGATCTCAGAGACGCTGCCAA TGGCATTACCAGTCTGCTTGATGCCAAAGAGGTTGGCATGAAGATCTTTGAGGACTATGCCAGTTCTTGGTATTGGATTCTAAT TGGTCTAGTTATAACAATGGTGGTCAGCCTGGCCTTTATCCTGTTGCTGCGATTCACTGCTGGTGTGCTGCTGTGGCTTATCATCTTTGGGGTTATCGCTGCTGTGGGCTACG GTATCTGGCACTGCTATTGGGAGTTCAGCACATTGCGAGGGAAGCCAGACGCCGATGTCACAGTCTCAGATATTGGTTTCCAAACTGACTTCAGGGTTTACCTACAGCTTAGTCAGACCTGGCTGGTCTTCA TGATCTCCTTGTCAGTCATTGAGGTGGTCATTGTGATAATACTTATATTTCTAAGGAGGAGAGTACGTATTGCCATCGCACTTCTGAAGGAGGGAAGCAA GGCAATTGGCTATATTATGTCCACCCTGTTCTACCCGATCATCACCTTTGTGCTGCTGGCCATCTGCATAGCCTACTGGGCTGTCACAGCAGT CTTTTTGGCATCTTCTGGTGACGCAGTCTACAAAGTCATGTCCACGCAGTCCAACTGCATGTACTCCAACCTCACTTGTGATCCAGAG ACATTTGGTCAGACCAATGTCACCAAGGTATGCCCAGGCTCCCAGTGCACATTTGCCTTCTACGGAGGGGAAAGCCTCTACCATCGCTACATCTTCGTGCTGCAGTTGTGCAACCTGCTGGTGTTTCTGTGGCTGGTCAACTTCACCATCGCCCTGGGCCAGTGCACTCTGGCCGGGGCTTTTGCATCCTATTATTGGGCCCTGAAGAAGCCCAATGACATCCCCACCTgtccccttttctcctccttcagCAGGGCCATACG CTATCACACAGGTTCCCTGGCTTTTGGTTCTCTGATCCTGGCTGTGGTCCAAATGTTCCGCATAGTTTTGGAGTACCTGGATCACAAACTTAAAG GTGCTCACAATGCATTCGCACGGTTCCTCCTCTGCTGCCTCAAATGCTGCTTCTGGTGCCTGGAGCATTTCATAAAGTTCATGAACAGGAACGCCTACATCATG ATAGCAATATATGGGAAGAACTTTTGCACTTCAGCCAAGGATGCTTTCTTTCTGCTGATGAGGAACGTTGTGAG GGTGGCTGTCCTGGACAAGGTCACAGACTTTTTACTCTTCTTGGGAAAACTGCTTATTTCAGGAAGTGTGG GTGTCCTAGCATTCTTCTTTTTCACTCGTAAGATACCAGTAATTCAAGAGGAGGTGCCATCTTTGAATTACTATTGGGTCCCCTTACTG ACGGTGATATTTGGATCCTACATGATTGCACATGGCTTTTTTAATGTCTATGCCATGTGTGTGGACACCTTGTTCCTGTGCTTTT TGGTGGATTTGGAGGTCAACAACGGCACTGCTGCCCGCCCCTTCTACATGAGCAGTACCTTAAGAAACATACTCAACAAAAAGAAcagcagaaggaaagagaagaggtag
- the slc44a5b gene encoding choline transporter-like protein 5-B isoform X4 yields the protein MARKTDIPSSYYGEPRKFDPTFRGPIHNRSCTDVVCCVIFVIVILGYIALGTVAWIHGDPRKVVYPTDSHGQFCGQQGTPNVNKAILFYFNILQCANPAVLINLQCPTTQLCVSKCPDRFATYLDMQYNYRYNKSYWDYYRQFCKPGFDNPSKPVAQVLRDEDCPSMIVPSRPFLQRCFPDFITRNGTLTVANKTNFKDGLGKTRSVVDLRDAANQVTAVQQGVESGITSLLDAKEVGMKIFEDYASSWYWILIGLVITMVVSLAFILLLRFTAGVLLWLIIFGVIAAVGYGIWHCYWEFSTLRGKPDADVTVSDIGFQTDFRVYLQLSQTWLVFMISLSVIEVVIVIILIFLRRRVRIAIALLKEGSKAIGYIMSTLFYPIITFVLLAICIAYWAVTAVFLASSGDAVYKVMSTQSNCMYSNLTCDPETFGQTNVTKVCPGSQCTFAFYGGESLYHRYIFVLQLCNLLVFLWLVNFTIALGQCTLAGAFASYYWALKKPNDIPTCPLFSSFSRAIRYHTGSLAFGSLILAVVQMFRIVLEYLDHKLKGAHNAFARFLLCCLKCCFWCLEHFIKFMNRNAYIMIAIYGKNFCTSAKDAFFLLMRNVVRVAVLDKVTDFLLFLGKLLISGSVGVLAFFFFTRKIPVIQEEVPSLNYYWVPLLTVIFGSYMIAHGFFNVYAMCVDTLFLCFLVDLEVNNGTAARPFYMSSTLRNILNKKNSRRKEKR from the exons GTGAGCCTCGCAAGTTTGACCCAACTTTTAGAGGACCCATCCATAACAG GAGCTGCACTGACGTTGTGTGCTGTGTTATCTTCGTCATCGTCATCCTCGGTTACATCGCTCTGGGCACCGTGG CTTGGATCCATGGAGACCCCAGGAAGGTGGTCTACCCAACCGATAGCCATGGACAGTTCTGTGGCCAGCAGGGGACCCCTAATGT AAATAAAGCCATATTATTCTACTTCAACATATTGCAATGTGCCAATCCTGCAGTCCTCATTAACCTTCAGTGCCCTACCACCCAG CTGTGTGTCTCCAAGTGCCCTGACAGATTTGCTACCTACCTGGACATGCAATACAACTACAGGTACAACAAGAGCTACTGGGATTACTATAGACAGTTCTGCAAGCCCGGCTTCGACAATCCAAGCAAG CCAGTAGCACAAGTCTTACGAGATGAAGACTGCCCATCCATGATAGTGCCGAGCAGGCCAT TCCTTCAGCGGTGTTTCCCTGACTTCATCACCAGGAACGGAACACTAACTGTTGCCAACAAGACTAACTTCAAAGATGGACTAGGTAAAACGAGGAGTGTTGTCGATCTCAGAGACGCTGCCAA CCAAGTTACCGCCGTGCAGCAAGGAGTGGAAAG TGGCATTACCAGTCTGCTTGATGCCAAAGAGGTTGGCATGAAGATCTTTGAGGACTATGCCAGTTCTTGGTATTGGATTCTAAT TGGTCTAGTTATAACAATGGTGGTCAGCCTGGCCTTTATCCTGTTGCTGCGATTCACTGCTGGTGTGCTGCTGTGGCTTATCATCTTTGGGGTTATCGCTGCTGTGGGCTACG GTATCTGGCACTGCTATTGGGAGTTCAGCACATTGCGAGGGAAGCCAGACGCCGATGTCACAGTCTCAGATATTGGTTTCCAAACTGACTTCAGGGTTTACCTACAGCTTAGTCAGACCTGGCTGGTCTTCA TGATCTCCTTGTCAGTCATTGAGGTGGTCATTGTGATAATACTTATATTTCTAAGGAGGAGAGTACGTATTGCCATCGCACTTCTGAAGGAGGGAAGCAA GGCAATTGGCTATATTATGTCCACCCTGTTCTACCCGATCATCACCTTTGTGCTGCTGGCCATCTGCATAGCCTACTGGGCTGTCACAGCAGT CTTTTTGGCATCTTCTGGTGACGCAGTCTACAAAGTCATGTCCACGCAGTCCAACTGCATGTACTCCAACCTCACTTGTGATCCAGAG ACATTTGGTCAGACCAATGTCACCAAGGTATGCCCAGGCTCCCAGTGCACATTTGCCTTCTACGGAGGGGAAAGCCTCTACCATCGCTACATCTTCGTGCTGCAGTTGTGCAACCTGCTGGTGTTTCTGTGGCTGGTCAACTTCACCATCGCCCTGGGCCAGTGCACTCTGGCCGGGGCTTTTGCATCCTATTATTGGGCCCTGAAGAAGCCCAATGACATCCCCACCTgtccccttttctcctccttcagCAGGGCCATACG CTATCACACAGGTTCCCTGGCTTTTGGTTCTCTGATCCTGGCTGTGGTCCAAATGTTCCGCATAGTTTTGGAGTACCTGGATCACAAACTTAAAG GTGCTCACAATGCATTCGCACGGTTCCTCCTCTGCTGCCTCAAATGCTGCTTCTGGTGCCTGGAGCATTTCATAAAGTTCATGAACAGGAACGCCTACATCATG ATAGCAATATATGGGAAGAACTTTTGCACTTCAGCCAAGGATGCTTTCTTTCTGCTGATGAGGAACGTTGTGAG GGTGGCTGTCCTGGACAAGGTCACAGACTTTTTACTCTTCTTGGGAAAACTGCTTATTTCAGGAAGTGTGG GTGTCCTAGCATTCTTCTTTTTCACTCGTAAGATACCAGTAATTCAAGAGGAGGTGCCATCTTTGAATTACTATTGGGTCCCCTTACTG ACGGTGATATTTGGATCCTACATGATTGCACATGGCTTTTTTAATGTCTATGCCATGTGTGTGGACACCTTGTTCCTGTGCTTTT TGGTGGATTTGGAGGTCAACAACGGCACTGCTGCCCGCCCCTTCTACATGAGCAGTACCTTAAGAAACATACTCAACAAAAAGAAcagcagaaggaaagagaagaggtag
- the slc44a5b gene encoding choline transporter-like protein 5-B isoform X2, with the protein MARKTDIPSSYYGEPRKFDPTFRGPIHNRSCTDVVCCVIFVIVILGYIALGTVAWIHGDPRKVVYPTDSHGQFCGQQGTPNVNKAILFYFNILQCANPAVLINLQCPTTQLCVSKCPDRFATYLDMQYNYRYNKSYWDYYRQFCKPGFDNPSKPVAQVLRDEDCPSMIVPSRPFLQRCFPDFITRNGTLTVANKTNFKDGLGKTRSVVDLRDAAKESSFATRESWTAISGQVTAVQQGVESGITSLLDAKEVGMKIFEDYASSWYWILIGLVITMVVSLAFILLLRFTAGVLLWLIIFGVIAAVGYGIWHCYWEFSTLRGKPDADVTVSDIGFQTDFRVYLQLSQTWLVFMISLSVIEVVIVIILIFLRRRVRIAIALLKEGSKAIGYIMSTLFYPIITFVLLAICIAYWAVTAVFLASSGDAVYKVMSTQSNCMYSNLTCDPETFGQTNVTKVCPGSQCTFAFYGGESLYHRYIFVLQLCNLLVFLWLVNFTIALGQCTLAGAFASYYWALKKPNDIPTCPLFSSFSRAIRYHTGSLAFGSLILAVVQMFRIVLEYLDHKLKGAHNAFARFLLCCLKCCFWCLEHFIKFMNRNAYIMIAIYGKNFCTSAKDAFFLLMRNVVRVAVLDKVTDFLLFLGKLLISGSVGVLAFFFFTRKIPVIQEEVPSLNYYWVPLLTVIFGSYMIAHGFFNVYAMCVDTLFLCFLVDLEVNNGTAARPFYMSSTLRNILNKKNSRRKEKR; encoded by the exons GTGAGCCTCGCAAGTTTGACCCAACTTTTAGAGGACCCATCCATAACAG GAGCTGCACTGACGTTGTGTGCTGTGTTATCTTCGTCATCGTCATCCTCGGTTACATCGCTCTGGGCACCGTGG CTTGGATCCATGGAGACCCCAGGAAGGTGGTCTACCCAACCGATAGCCATGGACAGTTCTGTGGCCAGCAGGGGACCCCTAATGT AAATAAAGCCATATTATTCTACTTCAACATATTGCAATGTGCCAATCCTGCAGTCCTCATTAACCTTCAGTGCCCTACCACCCAG CTGTGTGTCTCCAAGTGCCCTGACAGATTTGCTACCTACCTGGACATGCAATACAACTACAGGTACAACAAGAGCTACTGGGATTACTATAGACAGTTCTGCAAGCCCGGCTTCGACAATCCAAGCAAG CCAGTAGCACAAGTCTTACGAGATGAAGACTGCCCATCCATGATAGTGCCGAGCAGGCCAT TCCTTCAGCGGTGTTTCCCTGACTTCATCACCAGGAACGGAACACTAACTGTTGCCAACAAGACTAACTTCAAAGATGGACTAGGTAAAACGAGGAGTGTTGTCGATCTCAGAGACGCTGCCAA GGAATCCTCCTTTGCAACCAGAGAGAGCTGGACAGCTATTTCAGG CCAAGTTACCGCCGTGCAGCAAGGAGTGGAAAG TGGCATTACCAGTCTGCTTGATGCCAAAGAGGTTGGCATGAAGATCTTTGAGGACTATGCCAGTTCTTGGTATTGGATTCTAAT TGGTCTAGTTATAACAATGGTGGTCAGCCTGGCCTTTATCCTGTTGCTGCGATTCACTGCTGGTGTGCTGCTGTGGCTTATCATCTTTGGGGTTATCGCTGCTGTGGGCTACG GTATCTGGCACTGCTATTGGGAGTTCAGCACATTGCGAGGGAAGCCAGACGCCGATGTCACAGTCTCAGATATTGGTTTCCAAACTGACTTCAGGGTTTACCTACAGCTTAGTCAGACCTGGCTGGTCTTCA TGATCTCCTTGTCAGTCATTGAGGTGGTCATTGTGATAATACTTATATTTCTAAGGAGGAGAGTACGTATTGCCATCGCACTTCTGAAGGAGGGAAGCAA GGCAATTGGCTATATTATGTCCACCCTGTTCTACCCGATCATCACCTTTGTGCTGCTGGCCATCTGCATAGCCTACTGGGCTGTCACAGCAGT CTTTTTGGCATCTTCTGGTGACGCAGTCTACAAAGTCATGTCCACGCAGTCCAACTGCATGTACTCCAACCTCACTTGTGATCCAGAG ACATTTGGTCAGACCAATGTCACCAAGGTATGCCCAGGCTCCCAGTGCACATTTGCCTTCTACGGAGGGGAAAGCCTCTACCATCGCTACATCTTCGTGCTGCAGTTGTGCAACCTGCTGGTGTTTCTGTGGCTGGTCAACTTCACCATCGCCCTGGGCCAGTGCACTCTGGCCGGGGCTTTTGCATCCTATTATTGGGCCCTGAAGAAGCCCAATGACATCCCCACCTgtccccttttctcctccttcagCAGGGCCATACG CTATCACACAGGTTCCCTGGCTTTTGGTTCTCTGATCCTGGCTGTGGTCCAAATGTTCCGCATAGTTTTGGAGTACCTGGATCACAAACTTAAAG GTGCTCACAATGCATTCGCACGGTTCCTCCTCTGCTGCCTCAAATGCTGCTTCTGGTGCCTGGAGCATTTCATAAAGTTCATGAACAGGAACGCCTACATCATG ATAGCAATATATGGGAAGAACTTTTGCACTTCAGCCAAGGATGCTTTCTTTCTGCTGATGAGGAACGTTGTGAG GGTGGCTGTCCTGGACAAGGTCACAGACTTTTTACTCTTCTTGGGAAAACTGCTTATTTCAGGAAGTGTGG GTGTCCTAGCATTCTTCTTTTTCACTCGTAAGATACCAGTAATTCAAGAGGAGGTGCCATCTTTGAATTACTATTGGGTCCCCTTACTG ACGGTGATATTTGGATCCTACATGATTGCACATGGCTTTTTTAATGTCTATGCCATGTGTGTGGACACCTTGTTCCTGTGCTTTT TGGTGGATTTGGAGGTCAACAACGGCACTGCTGCCCGCCCCTTCTACATGAGCAGTACCTTAAGAAACATACTCAACAAAAAGAAcagcagaaggaaagagaagaggtag
- the slc44a5b gene encoding choline transporter-like protein 5-B isoform X3 encodes MARKTDIPSSYYGEPRKFDPTFRGPIHNRSCTDVVCCVIFVIVILGYIALGTVAWIHGDPRKVVYPTDSHGQFCGQQGTPNVNKAILFYFNILQCANPAVLINLQCPTTQLCVSKCPDRFATYLDMQYNYRYNKSYWDYYRQFCKPGFDNPSKPVAQVLRDEDCPSMIVPSRPFLQRCFPDFITRNGTLTVANKTNFKDGLGKTRSVVDLRDAANQVTAVQQGVESGITSLLDAKEVGMKIFEDYASSWYWILIGLVITMVVSLAFILLLRFTAGVLLWLIIFGVIAAVGYGIWHCYWEFSTLRGKPDADVTVSDIGFQTDFRVYLQLSQTWLVFMISLSVIEVVIVIILIFLRRRVRIAIALLKEGSKAIGYIMSTLFYPIITFVLLAICIAYWAVTAVFLASSGDAVYKVMSTQSNCMYSNLTCDPETFGQTNVTKVCPGSQCTFAFYGGESLYHRYIFVLQLCNLLVFLWLVNFTIALGQCTLAGAFASYYWALKKPNDIPTCPLFSSFSRAIRYHTGSLAFGSLILAVVQMFRIVLEYLDHKLKGAHNAFARFLLCCLKCCFWCLEHFIKFMNRNAYIMIAIYGKNFCTSAKDAFFLLMRNVVRVAVLDKVTDFLLFLGKLLISGSVGVLAFFFFTRKIPVIQEEVPSLNYYWVPLLTVIFGSYMIAHGFFNVYAMCVDTLFLCFCEDLERNDGSSAKPFYMSPGLHKILRKGDQGAKLYTGS; translated from the exons GTGAGCCTCGCAAGTTTGACCCAACTTTTAGAGGACCCATCCATAACAG GAGCTGCACTGACGTTGTGTGCTGTGTTATCTTCGTCATCGTCATCCTCGGTTACATCGCTCTGGGCACCGTGG CTTGGATCCATGGAGACCCCAGGAAGGTGGTCTACCCAACCGATAGCCATGGACAGTTCTGTGGCCAGCAGGGGACCCCTAATGT AAATAAAGCCATATTATTCTACTTCAACATATTGCAATGTGCCAATCCTGCAGTCCTCATTAACCTTCAGTGCCCTACCACCCAG CTGTGTGTCTCCAAGTGCCCTGACAGATTTGCTACCTACCTGGACATGCAATACAACTACAGGTACAACAAGAGCTACTGGGATTACTATAGACAGTTCTGCAAGCCCGGCTTCGACAATCCAAGCAAG CCAGTAGCACAAGTCTTACGAGATGAAGACTGCCCATCCATGATAGTGCCGAGCAGGCCAT TCCTTCAGCGGTGTTTCCCTGACTTCATCACCAGGAACGGAACACTAACTGTTGCCAACAAGACTAACTTCAAAGATGGACTAGGTAAAACGAGGAGTGTTGTCGATCTCAGAGACGCTGCCAA CCAAGTTACCGCCGTGCAGCAAGGAGTGGAAAG TGGCATTACCAGTCTGCTTGATGCCAAAGAGGTTGGCATGAAGATCTTTGAGGACTATGCCAGTTCTTGGTATTGGATTCTAAT TGGTCTAGTTATAACAATGGTGGTCAGCCTGGCCTTTATCCTGTTGCTGCGATTCACTGCTGGTGTGCTGCTGTGGCTTATCATCTTTGGGGTTATCGCTGCTGTGGGCTACG GTATCTGGCACTGCTATTGGGAGTTCAGCACATTGCGAGGGAAGCCAGACGCCGATGTCACAGTCTCAGATATTGGTTTCCAAACTGACTTCAGGGTTTACCTACAGCTTAGTCAGACCTGGCTGGTCTTCA TGATCTCCTTGTCAGTCATTGAGGTGGTCATTGTGATAATACTTATATTTCTAAGGAGGAGAGTACGTATTGCCATCGCACTTCTGAAGGAGGGAAGCAA GGCAATTGGCTATATTATGTCCACCCTGTTCTACCCGATCATCACCTTTGTGCTGCTGGCCATCTGCATAGCCTACTGGGCTGTCACAGCAGT CTTTTTGGCATCTTCTGGTGACGCAGTCTACAAAGTCATGTCCACGCAGTCCAACTGCATGTACTCCAACCTCACTTGTGATCCAGAG ACATTTGGTCAGACCAATGTCACCAAGGTATGCCCAGGCTCCCAGTGCACATTTGCCTTCTACGGAGGGGAAAGCCTCTACCATCGCTACATCTTCGTGCTGCAGTTGTGCAACCTGCTGGTGTTTCTGTGGCTGGTCAACTTCACCATCGCCCTGGGCCAGTGCACTCTGGCCGGGGCTTTTGCATCCTATTATTGGGCCCTGAAGAAGCCCAATGACATCCCCACCTgtccccttttctcctccttcagCAGGGCCATACG CTATCACACAGGTTCCCTGGCTTTTGGTTCTCTGATCCTGGCTGTGGTCCAAATGTTCCGCATAGTTTTGGAGTACCTGGATCACAAACTTAAAG GTGCTCACAATGCATTCGCACGGTTCCTCCTCTGCTGCCTCAAATGCTGCTTCTGGTGCCTGGAGCATTTCATAAAGTTCATGAACAGGAACGCCTACATCATG ATAGCAATATATGGGAAGAACTTTTGCACTTCAGCCAAGGATGCTTTCTTTCTGCTGATGAGGAACGTTGTGAG GGTGGCTGTCCTGGACAAGGTCACAGACTTTTTACTCTTCTTGGGAAAACTGCTTATTTCAGGAAGTGTGG GTGTCCTAGCATTCTTCTTTTTCACTCGTAAGATACCAGTAATTCAAGAGGAGGTGCCATCTTTGAATTACTATTGGGTCCCCTTACTG ACGGTGATATTTGGATCCTACATGATTGCACATGGCTTTTTTAATGTCTATGCCATGTGTGTGGACACCTTGTTCCTGTGCTTTT GTGAAGACCTGGAGAGGAACGATGGCTCTTCCGCCAAGCCTTTCTATATGTCCCCTGGCTTACACAAGATCCTGCGcaagggagaccagggagccaAGCTATACACTGGCTCTTGA
- the slc44a5b gene encoding choline transporter-like protein 5-B isoform X5 gives MARKTDIPSSYYGEPRKFDPTFRGPIHNRSCTDVVCCVIFVIVILGYIALGTVAWIHGDPRKVVYPTDSHGQFCGQQGTPNVNKAILFYFNILQCANPAVLINLQCPTTQLCVSKCPDRFATYLDMQYNYRYNKSYWDYYRQFCKPGFDNPSKPVAQVLRDEDCPSMIVPSRPFLQRCFPDFITRNGTLTVANKTNFKDGLGKTRSVVDLRDAANGITSLLDAKEVGMKIFEDYASSWYWILIGLVITMVVSLAFILLLRFTAGVLLWLIIFGVIAAVGYGIWHCYWEFSTLRGKPDADVTVSDIGFQTDFRVYLQLSQTWLVFMISLSVIEVVIVIILIFLRRRVRIAIALLKEGSKAIGYIMSTLFYPIITFVLLAICIAYWAVTAVFLASSGDAVYKVMSTQSNCMYSNLTCDPETFGQTNVTKVCPGSQCTFAFYGGESLYHRYIFVLQLCNLLVFLWLVNFTIALGQCTLAGAFASYYWALKKPNDIPTCPLFSSFSRAIRYHTGSLAFGSLILAVVQMFRIVLEYLDHKLKGAHNAFARFLLCCLKCCFWCLEHFIKFMNRNAYIMIAIYGKNFCTSAKDAFFLLMRNVVRVAVLDKVTDFLLFLGKLLISGSVGVLAFFFFTRKIPVIQEEVPSLNYYWVPLLTVIFGSYMIAHGFFNVYAMCVDTLFLCFCEDLERNDGSSAKPFYMSPGLHKILRKGDQGAKLYTGS, from the exons GTGAGCCTCGCAAGTTTGACCCAACTTTTAGAGGACCCATCCATAACAG GAGCTGCACTGACGTTGTGTGCTGTGTTATCTTCGTCATCGTCATCCTCGGTTACATCGCTCTGGGCACCGTGG CTTGGATCCATGGAGACCCCAGGAAGGTGGTCTACCCAACCGATAGCCATGGACAGTTCTGTGGCCAGCAGGGGACCCCTAATGT AAATAAAGCCATATTATTCTACTTCAACATATTGCAATGTGCCAATCCTGCAGTCCTCATTAACCTTCAGTGCCCTACCACCCAG CTGTGTGTCTCCAAGTGCCCTGACAGATTTGCTACCTACCTGGACATGCAATACAACTACAGGTACAACAAGAGCTACTGGGATTACTATAGACAGTTCTGCAAGCCCGGCTTCGACAATCCAAGCAAG CCAGTAGCACAAGTCTTACGAGATGAAGACTGCCCATCCATGATAGTGCCGAGCAGGCCAT TCCTTCAGCGGTGTTTCCCTGACTTCATCACCAGGAACGGAACACTAACTGTTGCCAACAAGACTAACTTCAAAGATGGACTAGGTAAAACGAGGAGTGTTGTCGATCTCAGAGACGCTGCCAA TGGCATTACCAGTCTGCTTGATGCCAAAGAGGTTGGCATGAAGATCTTTGAGGACTATGCCAGTTCTTGGTATTGGATTCTAAT TGGTCTAGTTATAACAATGGTGGTCAGCCTGGCCTTTATCCTGTTGCTGCGATTCACTGCTGGTGTGCTGCTGTGGCTTATCATCTTTGGGGTTATCGCTGCTGTGGGCTACG GTATCTGGCACTGCTATTGGGAGTTCAGCACATTGCGAGGGAAGCCAGACGCCGATGTCACAGTCTCAGATATTGGTTTCCAAACTGACTTCAGGGTTTACCTACAGCTTAGTCAGACCTGGCTGGTCTTCA TGATCTCCTTGTCAGTCATTGAGGTGGTCATTGTGATAATACTTATATTTCTAAGGAGGAGAGTACGTATTGCCATCGCACTTCTGAAGGAGGGAAGCAA GGCAATTGGCTATATTATGTCCACCCTGTTCTACCCGATCATCACCTTTGTGCTGCTGGCCATCTGCATAGCCTACTGGGCTGTCACAGCAGT CTTTTTGGCATCTTCTGGTGACGCAGTCTACAAAGTCATGTCCACGCAGTCCAACTGCATGTACTCCAACCTCACTTGTGATCCAGAG ACATTTGGTCAGACCAATGTCACCAAGGTATGCCCAGGCTCCCAGTGCACATTTGCCTTCTACGGAGGGGAAAGCCTCTACCATCGCTACATCTTCGTGCTGCAGTTGTGCAACCTGCTGGTGTTTCTGTGGCTGGTCAACTTCACCATCGCCCTGGGCCAGTGCACTCTGGCCGGGGCTTTTGCATCCTATTATTGGGCCCTGAAGAAGCCCAATGACATCCCCACCTgtccccttttctcctccttcagCAGGGCCATACG CTATCACACAGGTTCCCTGGCTTTTGGTTCTCTGATCCTGGCTGTGGTCCAAATGTTCCGCATAGTTTTGGAGTACCTGGATCACAAACTTAAAG GTGCTCACAATGCATTCGCACGGTTCCTCCTCTGCTGCCTCAAATGCTGCTTCTGGTGCCTGGAGCATTTCATAAAGTTCATGAACAGGAACGCCTACATCATG ATAGCAATATATGGGAAGAACTTTTGCACTTCAGCCAAGGATGCTTTCTTTCTGCTGATGAGGAACGTTGTGAG GGTGGCTGTCCTGGACAAGGTCACAGACTTTTTACTCTTCTTGGGAAAACTGCTTATTTCAGGAAGTGTGG GTGTCCTAGCATTCTTCTTTTTCACTCGTAAGATACCAGTAATTCAAGAGGAGGTGCCATCTTTGAATTACTATTGGGTCCCCTTACTG ACGGTGATATTTGGATCCTACATGATTGCACATGGCTTTTTTAATGTCTATGCCATGTGTGTGGACACCTTGTTCCTGTGCTTTT GTGAAGACCTGGAGAGGAACGATGGCTCTTCCGCCAAGCCTTTCTATATGTCCCCTGGCTTACACAAGATCCTGCGcaagggagaccagggagccaAGCTATACACTGGCTCTTGA